The following proteins are co-located in the Triplophysa dalaica isolate WHDGS20190420 chromosome 2, ASM1584641v1, whole genome shotgun sequence genome:
- the LOC130409473 gene encoding putative nuclease HARBI1, translated as MSCPFLRQECVAEDCTQVPIKAPPGPNEGDFLNRKGFHSVNVQMVCDSMFHITNVEATWPGSVGDSKIFRESHLCTLFERGADDGILFGDRGYAFRQAVLHDTIPWTTNPLQCNFH; from the exons ATGTCTTGTCCGTTTTTACGTCAGGAATGCGTTGCTGAAG actgcacacaggtccccatcaaggccccacctggcccaaatgaaggggattttttgaacagaaagggatttcacagtgtaaatgtgcaa atggtgtgcgactccatgttccacatcacaaatgtggaagccacatggcctggttctgtgGGTGACTCCAAgattttcagagagtcacatttatgcacattatttgaacgtg GTGCTGACGATGGGATCCTGTTTGGCGACAGGGGCTATGCCTTCAggcaggcagtacttcatgacaccattccctggaccacaaacccgttacaatgcaactttcattaa
- the ddx39aa gene encoding DEAD (Asp-Glu-Ala-Asp) box polypeptide 39Aa, which yields MAENDVDNELLDYEEDEEPQTAVDSIVPAGKKEVKGSYVSIHSSGFRDFLLKPELLRAIVDCGFEHPSEVQHECIPQAILGMDILCQAKSGMGKTAVFVLATLQQIEPVDGQVSVLVMCHTRELAFQISKEYERFSKYMSTVKCAVFFGGLSVKNDEDVLKKNCPHIVVGTPGRILALLRNKTLNLKNVKHFVLDECDKMLEQLDMRRDVQDIFRLTPHEKQCMMFSATLSKEIRPVCRKFMQDPMEVFVDDETKLTLHGLQQYYVKLKDSEKNRKLFDLLDVLEFNQVVIFVKSVARCVALSQLLVEQNFPAIAIHRGMAQEERLSRYQQFKDFQRRILVATNLFGRGMDIERVNIAFNYDMPEDSDTYLHRVARAGRFGTKGLAITFVSDETDAKILNDVQDRFEVNVAELPEEIDISTYIEQSR from the exons ATGGCCGAAAACGATGTTGACAACGAGCTGTTGGACTACGAAGAGGATGAGGAGCCGCAGACCGCCGTTGACAGTATCGTGCCTGCCGGTAAGAAGGAGGTGAAGGGCTCCTACGTCTCCATTCACAGCTCCGGGTTCCGTGATTTCCTCCTAAAGCCAGAACTCCTCCGCGCCATTGTCGACTGTGGTTTTGAACATCCATCTGAGG TCCAACATGAGTGCATTCCACAAGCCATCTTGGGTATGGACATCCTATGCCAGGCAAAGTCTGGAATGGGAAAAACTGCTGTATTCGTGCTCGCCACACTACAACAGATCGAGCCAGTTGATGGGCAG GTGTCTGTGTTGGTTATGTGCCACACGCGTGAGCTGGCTTTCCAGATTAGTAAAGAGTACGAGCGATTCTCCAAGTACATGTCCACTGTTAAGTGCGCTGTGTTTTTCGGCGGCTTGTCCGTAAAGAACGacgaagatgttttgaagaagaaCTGCCCTCACATCGTGGTGGGAACACCAGGAAGGATCCTTGCCCTCCTTCGCAACAAGACACTTAACCTCAAAAACGTCAAGCACTTTGTTTTGGATGAGTGTGACAAGATGCTAGAGCAGCTGG ATATGCGACGGGATGTTCAGGATATCTTCAGACTGACACCTCATGAGAAACAATGCATGATGTTCAGCGCCACGCTGAGCAAAGAGATCAGGCCGGTTTGTCGCAAGTTCATGCAAGAT ccAATGGAGGTGTTTGTTGACGATGAGACGAAGCTCACCCTACATGGTCTTCAGCAATACTATGTCAAACTGAAGGACAGCGAGAAGAACCGCAAACTGTTTGACCTACTCGATGTTCTTGAATTCAACCAG gTGGTGATTTTCGTGAAGTCGGTTGCCCGATGTGTGGCTCTGTCACAGCTGCTGGTTGAACAGAATTTCCCTGCCATTGCGATCCATAGAGGCATGGCTCAGGAAGAGAG ATTATCTCGGTATCAACAGTTTAAAGATTTCCAGAGGAGGATCCTGGTGGCTACTAATCTGTTTGGTCGTGGGATGGATATTGAGCGCGTTAACATTGCTTTTAACTATGACATGCCTGAGGACTCTGACACGTATCTGCATCGG GTTGCCCGTGCTGGTAGATTTGGCACAAAAGGTTTGGCCATCACCTTTGTGTCAGATGAAACTGATGCAAAGATCCTGAATGATGTGCAGGACCGTTTTGAAGTCAACGTTGCGGAGTTGCCTGAGGAGATTGACATCTCCACTTACA TTGAGCAGTCCAGATGA